A region of Toxorhynchites rutilus septentrionalis strain SRP chromosome 1, ASM2978413v1, whole genome shotgun sequence DNA encodes the following proteins:
- the LOC129762111 gene encoding synaptic vesicular amine transporter, with the protein MFSFINEHRRPSRTNIAFIIYISLFLDNMLLTVIVPILPDYLVHFYSDSNTSIAIPKSVIYKKFDFHYVPKLIGATKGHVTLENLTITDQATLETENGSIGILLAVKALVQLVFNPIVGNISSKIGYSIPIAFGTMNLLIASIIFALGESYVSLFIARAIHGVGSACISVCGMSLVAQMYIEPEKRSKIMGTILGSIAVGVLVGYPFGGIVYDIAGKDAPFYILTVLTLTTFIMQLCSLDFSVRQHMSSLIGDEGHSKWLPLLMDRLIIIVVGCIWISTSAMSILEPCLPLWMMEKLHPKKWQLGTVFIPDSIGYWIGTNFFGGIAYKFGQIKIAIVALILVGISCIMIPSANAVFELFLPHFGLGLGIGILDASLVPLLATLVDSQCGSDNESDICEVTPNYGAVYAIQQIAVSLAYSLAPIVGGELVPLIGFPWLMRIMGIANLMYGPLLIYSGIRESVQKVLQKQSAMPLTAAAEFTAGDGNYKRFYNTVD; encoded by the exons ATGTTTTCGTTTATCAATGAACATCGACGGCCAAGTCGCACAAACATCGCATTCATAATATACATTTCGCTTTTTCTAGATAACATGTTGCTAACGGTTATTG TTCCAATACTCCCCGACTATCTTGTTCATTTCTATTCTGACTCGAACACATCTATCGCGATACCAAAAAGTGTTATATACAAGAAGTTCGATTTCCACTATGTTCCCAAGCTCATTGGCGCCACCAAGGGTCATGTTACCCTCGAGAACCTCACCATAACCGATCAAGCGACACTAGAGACGGAAAATGGATCGATCGGGATATTGTTGGCTGTGAAGGCACTAGTTCAACTGGTGTTCAATCCAATCGTGGGAAACATATCGTCCAAGATAGGCTATAGCATTCCGATTGCTTTCGGAACAATGAACCTTTTGATTGCATCGATTATTTTTGCCTTGGGCGAATCATACGTTTCACTGTTCATAGCACGAGCAATTCATGGAGTTGGATCTGCCTGCATAAGCGTTTGTGGGATGAGTTTAGTTGCTCAGATGTACATTGAACCGGAGAAACGATCGAAAATCATGGGAACGATTCTTGGAAGCATTGCTGTTGGCGTGCTCGTCGGGTATCCGTTTGGTGGAATAGTTTACGACATCGCTGGTAAAGATGCGCCATTCTACATTCTGACAGTCCTTACTCTGACTACATTCATAATGCAGTTATGTAGCTTAGATTTCTCCGTGCGTCAGCACATGTCCTCATTGATAGGAGATGAGGGTCACTCCAAGTGGTTGCCACTTCTGATGGACAGGCTAATCATCATCGTAGTCGGTTGCATTTGGATATCAACATCGGCTATGTCTATTTTGGAGCCATGTTTGCCTCTGTGGATGATGGAGAAGCTCCATCCAAAGAAGTGGCAGCTGGGAACGGTTTTCATACCTGACTCCATAGGATATTGGATTGGAACAAACTTCTTCGGAGGAATCGCTTACAAGTTTGGACAGATCAAAATAGCTATAGTTGCGTTGATTTTAGTCGGCATTTCTTGCATCATGATTCCATCGGCCAACGCagtttttgaattgtttttgcCGCATTTTGGGTTGGGATTGGGAATCGGCATTTTGGACGCGTCTCTAGTACCGCTTTTAGCAACGTTGGTTGATAGCCAATGCGGAAGCGATAACGAAAGCGACATTT GCGAAGTTACACCGAACTATGGAGCAGTATACGCTATTCAACAGATTGCAGTAAGTTTGGCGTATTCATTGGCGCCAATCGTCGGCGGCGAACTGGTGCCATTAATAGGATTTCCATGGTTGATGCGAATAATGGGTATTGCCAATCTCATGTACGGGCCGCTGTTAATTTACTCCGGAATTCGCGAAAGTGTTCAAAAAGTTCTACAGAAACAATCGGCGATGCCGTTGACGGCGGCGGCGGAATTCACTGCCGGTGACggaaactataagcgtttctaCAATACAGTAGACTGA
- the LOC129762112 gene encoding uncharacterized protein LOC129762112: MITLIFDQINGSQLCSFDRDYRMDCVSIDEIDKIDRLADNNPENDKQVNGYFKVAMFNDPNKKEIVGNGKDVTAQARFMDDEMLQIMAKMLNFTPVYLNNSNDYGYLLPNGTLVGTLGEIEHGRADLANSRVISDIDGASNVEFLFPLTFVRFKFVVPKNYYRNPKREINVAVLPQEFVPFYLSVIFWFPVGYKLMEHYHSKWLPSQQTAKISWVGALTLTFAAMTNRSIKILDISSQRVYWMSLIWFQLIVYSVFQGRMIEEVSSAKYSREIETIDDLMETPLKLLLDASMVNYFNFSESAFKKYNLNDRITYVEKQPDELMSMIIKNRSVAVLLPERIIRRMLPGYYDPKSGVDLLYVIPESTYEFYVAMYLPATSRFIEPLNQITMRCVESGIVSFRMSYTLFSANLVYLRRLRMGKFNIGDERVAMVGWSTLEPFFISSIVMFSLACITFVFEILTQQMFKKINPKKNM, from the exons ATGATAACACTTATATTTGATCAAATAAATGGTTCCCAACTCTGTTCTTTTGATCGTGATTATCGAATGGATTGCGTTAGCATTGATGAGATTGACAAAATAGATCGACTGGCCGACAATAACCCGGAAAATGATAAACAAGTGAATGGATATTTCAAG GTCGCCATGTTTAATGATCCGAACAAAAAAGAAATTGTTGGTAATGGTAAGGATGTAACTGCACAAGCTCGATTTATGGACGATGAAATGCTACAAATCATGGCCAAAATGTTGAACTTCACTCCGGTTTATTTAAACAATTCTAACGATTACGGCTATCTGCTTCCGAACGGAACCCTAGTGGGGACACTTGGCGAAATCGAACATGGACGGGCGGATTTGGCGAATTCCAGAGTAATAAGTGATATAGACGGAGCTAGCAACGTAGAATTTTTGTTCCCCTTGACTTTCGTTCGTTTCAAGTTTGTTGTTCCTAAGAACTACTATCGTAATCCCAAACGCGAAATCAACGTCGCCGTATTACCACAGGAATTCGTGCCATTCTATTTGAGTGTTATATTTTGGTTCCCCGTAGGCTATAAATTAATGGAGCATTATCATTCGAAATGGTTACCTTCGCAGCAAACAGCGAAAATTTCTTGGGTTGGTGCCCTCACTTTAACATTTGCTGCAATGACTAATAGATCCATCAAAATTTTGGACATATCATCACAGCGAGTCTATTGGATGAGTCTAATTTGGTTCCAATTAATCGTTTACAGCGTGTTCCAGGGAAGGATGATCGAAGAAGTCAGTAGCGCGAAGTATTCTCGCGAAATTGAAACAATAGATGATCTGATGGAAACTCCACTGAAGCTGCTTCTCGATGCGTCGATggtgaattatttcaatttcagTGAAAGTGCGTTCAAGAAATACAATTTAAATGACAGAATCACGTACGTGGAGAAACAACCGGACGAGCTGATGTCGATGATAATAAAGAATCGCTCAGTTGCAGTCCTTCTACCCGAACGAATAATTCGTCGCATGCTGCCCGGGTATTATGATCCGAAAAGCGGTGTAGACCTGCTTTACGTGATTCCCGAATCAACCTACGAATTCTACGTTGCAATGTACCTACCTGCCACTTCTCGATTCATAGAACCCCTGAACCAAATTACAATGCGGTGTGTGGAAAGTGGAATTGTTAGTTTCCGTATGAGTTACACCCTATTTAGTGCGAACTTAGTTTACTTGAGACGTCTCCGTATGGGCAAGTTCAACATAGGTGACGAACGTGTTGCAATGGTAGGATGGAGCACTCTCGaaccattttttatttcatcgattgTAATGTTCTCTCTGGCTTGCATTACATTCGTTTTCGAGATTCTCACTCAACAGatgttcaaaaaaataaatccaaaGAAAAACATGTAA
- the LOC129780544 gene encoding LOW QUALITY PROTEIN: uncharacterized protein LOC129780544 (The sequence of the model RefSeq protein was modified relative to this genomic sequence to represent the inferred CDS: substituted 1 base at 1 genomic stop codon): MSLLAAIFIIITLGRVTESSIVLPTDYCTIGTNRILGETIKWYLEDQRFLTAIETNDNQGGIRVSLMCIVDMQKKPVKIYTLDRFIQQIQQYRHDGTIGRDINPFSQVEGFVSYGTFETFKLSLLANIAVHNPLAKLVLVGRKFTQKQIIEIFHLAWTRFNIPNLLILHRIEDATVQSCLFNPYLNEPEVIDARNLHCQLLRSLEDVERYSQPMKQFVVDRARDLNQYPLKIAIGDIELMSEPVYGSNGQIRRFTYLDGEIVEIMKQKMNFTTNFVILPSQLSTGFVYPDDSLGGSLDLIERNKVDLAANSRIIYQYNSRNVQYLYQLTTSKLIFIVPENYYQSRSKNSVFFNAFTWWFYTINTTIAVMFPLVLKIIALNSRNEYNESYGANVIYTLAMTLALTSKLPKLIHARVILCGIMVYSVVASSLWQAVTIKRLNTNNDYLDNLQNLDELVNSELELKIPVAYKYFIQPSXHIYIPMEGLYKQLYHEAMVADKDITGAELIEDMLKKRTSAVLIHDLRSEVVRARYYDAERMQSFLHIINEQVFEFYTAMALPKVSPFLEQFNEITTRCVESGIVAYQLSRTKFRSTILMIAAIRDDQHLAMDTGSKRFDLGAWRNVFFGYLGLIVLASLVFFGELVIYKLQLRIKRTLFELSNRNKICANIRSLPQ, encoded by the exons ATGTCGTTGCTGGCAGCAATTTTTATCATTATCACACTTGGACGAGTTACGGAAAGTTCAATAGTTTTACCGACTGATTATTGCACAATCGGAACTAACCGAATTCTAGGGGAAACTATAAAGTGGTATTTGGAAGATCAGCGTTTTCTAACAGCGATAGAGACGAATGATAATCAAGGCGGAATACGAGTTTCGTTGATGTGCATAGTGGACATGCAAAAGAAACCTGTCAAAATCTACACTCTTGACAG GTTCATTCAACAGATACAACAGTATCGTCATGATGGAACCATCGGTCGTGACATCAATCCATTCTCCCAAGTCGAAGGGTTTGTTAGCTACGGAACGTTTGAAACCTTTAAGCTGTCACTTCTCGCCAACATTGCCGTTCATAATCCGTTAGCAAAGTTGGTTCTGGTGGGTCGAAAATTTACTCAGAAGCAGATCATTGAAATATTCCACCTTGCATGGACTCGTTTCAATATTCCAAACTTATTGATACTGCATCGGATTGAAGATGCAACGGTACAATCCTGCTTATTCAATCCATACCTGAACGAACCTGAGGTTATTGATGCACGGAATTTGCACTGTCAGTTGCTACGGTCATTAGAAGATGTTGAGAGGTATAGTCAACCGATGAAACAATTTGTGGTTGATCGCGCGAGGGATCTCAATCAATATCCATTGAAAATTGCGATTGGAGATATTGAATTGATGTCGGAGCCTGTCTACGGTAGCAATGGCCAAATTAGACGATTCACGTATTTAGACGGCGAGATAGTTGAGAtaatgaaacagaagatgaacTTCACCACAAACTTCGTTATTTTGCCCAGCCAGTTGTCGACGGGATTCGTCTATCCAGACGATTCTTTGGGAGGATCATTAGATCTAATTGAACGTAATAAAGTAGATCTAGCAGCTAATTCTAGGATCATATATCAATACAATAGTAGAAATGTACAATATCTCTACCAGCTTACGACGtcaaagctaattttcatcGTACCTGAGAACTACTATCAATCGCGCAGTAAAAACAGTGTATTTTTCAATGCATTCACTTGGTGGTTTTATACAATAAACACTACCATTGCAGTGATGTTTCCTCTGGTGCTCAAAATTATTGCACTAAATTCAAGAAACGAATATAACGAATCCTACGGAGCAAATGTTATCTATACATTAGCAATGACGCTGGCTCTTACTTCAAAGCTGCCAAAACTTATCCATGCTCGTGTAATACTTTGTGGAATAATGGTCTATTCCGTAGTGGCCTCCTCCCTCTGGCAAGCGGTCACAATAAAACGACTCAATACTAACAACGACTATCTCGACAATTTACAAAATTTGGATGAGTTAGTAAATTCCGAATTAGAACTTAAAATACCCGTCGCAtataaatactttattcaacccTCTTAGCATATCTATATACCCATGGAAGGGCTGTACAAGCAACTCTATCATGAGGCGATGGTCGCAGACAAAGATATCACTGGTGCTGAGCTGATTGAGGATATGTTGAAAAAACGGACATCTGCTGTATTGATTCATGACCTTCGTTCGGAAGTGGTTAGGGCCCGTTATTACGATGCTGAGCGAATGCAGAGTTTTCTTCACATAATCAACGAGCAGGTATTCGAGTTCTATACTGCTATGGCACTGCCCAAAGTCTCACCTTTTCTGGAACAGTTCAACGAGATCACTACTAGGTGCGTTGAGAGTGGAATTGTAGCTTATCAGTTGTCGAGAACTAAATTTAGAAGTACAATACTCATGATAGCGGCTATTAGAGATGATCAGCATTTGGCAATGGACACCGGATCGAAGCGATTCGATCTGGGTGCCTGGAGAAATGTGTTTTTCGGTTACTTGGGATTGATTGTGCTGGCTTCGTTGGTATTTTTTGGAGAACTAGTGATTTATAAACTACAACTTCGGATAAAGCGAACATTGTTCGAATTAAGTAACAGGAACAAAATATGTGCTAACATAAGATCATTACCTCAATAG